Genomic DNA from Oncorhynchus tshawytscha isolate Ot180627B linkage group LG04, Otsh_v2.0, whole genome shotgun sequence:
GCAGTCTAAAAAGGACATCTCACAATAGATTCTTAAAGACAAAAAACAAGTTAAAAAATAAAGTGCAGCAGATTAAGAATCAGTCTAATCACACATCAGGGTTTATGTTCTGGGAGCAGAGCAGCAGCCATGTCATTTACAACAGCAGACTTCAGCTGAGGGATGAGGCTGATCCTCATTAGCCTGCTGCTTGCATACTTGTTCTTGACAGCCTGGAACACAAGTTAGTCAATGGTTCAGGTTCTTTCCAAGATCTGGCATGTATCATATTACCCAAATCCAATGGTTTAAGATTAAAATCACTAGAGCAAAGTCAAGCTATCAGACAACTTACCTGAAGCTTTGTTCGCCCTTCAGTGACAGAGACAACATTTTTGGCGATGTGCTGCATGATTGGCTTGAGGTGGTTCTCATTATAGGTAGAGTAATGCTCCTGCGTTAGAGTCTGCACAAGAAGCATAACCAATAGTAAATTGACCATACCTGGTGCTAGCACCAAATTTGTTTGAACGTAATCTATGATAATTCGAGTGGACACATCCCATAAACATCCCAATAATTTCCAGGAGACAGCAGCTTACCCAGTTGAGCTCATCAAGCAGCAGCTGGGAGAGGCACAAGGCTGCAGCAGCAATCTCAGAAGGATGGTAGTGCACCATGTCATAGTCAAGGAGGGTCAGTTCCATGAGGTATTTGGCTAGTGTGTGCTTCTCAACATCAGCCTGAAAAGACAACCATTGGTTAAGCCACTGCATGCAAGTAATACTGTAACCTTCTGGTAACCCGTCAGTTGATTGCTTTTTGACCTCTAACAATTAATTCCAGTTCATGTCAATAGGCAATTTTAATAACTACACCAGTAAAGAAAAAACTATGAAAACATGCATGTCATTGAACGTACATTGCCAGCCTTGGAGGCTCTCCTGAGGAAGTGTAGGGGTAGAGGCCGTCCAAGCTCAAAGTTCAGACTGTGCAGAATCATCTGTTCCATCTCACGAATATGGGCCTTGGTGAATGCATTGTCTGTGATGTAAACGAAATCACCAATTTCCGGGGAATACATCTCTTCATACTTGGATGCCAACAACATGGCAGTCACGCCAACCAGCTGGAGCTTCTTGCGGCCGATAGTTTGCACCTTGATAAGAGAGGGGTTAGAAAAAGTAAACAGGAATATACCATTTTTTTTAACAAGGCTTACCTGAAGAAAGCGATCCAGGATGGCCACAGTCAAATATAGAGTCTCCTGCAGTAGCTGGAACCTGGAATGCACCTgaatcagccagtcaatcaggAGAGCGCGCATTCGTCCATTGATCTCATAGCCATCCATGTACTTGGGCCGGACAGACTGCTGGGTCTGTTGAGAAAGGAAGACAAGATAAACCAGTACAAAATATTTAACAAGTCAGCCCCATGTTATTCTAGAGAGAAAGCACAAGTTACCTCAAGGCACTGCAAATATCCATAGATATCCTTTATATATTCAGAGCACAGTTGTGGCATGTCTGAATCCCCTTCATCAATGTCTTCTACAGCAAGTAGAGCTACTGAGAACGCCTGACACAATTCCTCTTCTTTCATGGACACGTTAGCAGACTCTTCAGGCTGAGGAACTGGGGAACGTTTAGTC
This window encodes:
- the LOC112249181 gene encoding G2/mitotic-specific cyclin-B2 isoform X1, encoding MVGLTGHFCLKQLWNADNPALMGKANVAGARRAVLGELSNFPNASKAVPSKKTVAAAKASTKQSMNQKDQPAAVRTKRSPVPQPEESANVSMKEEELCQAFSVALLAVEDIDEGDSDMPQLCSEYIKDIYGYLQCLETQQSVRPKYMDGYEINGRMRALLIDWLIQVHSRFQLLQETLYLTVAILDRFLQVSLVKKNGIFLFTFSNPSLIKVQTIGRKKLQLVGVTAMLLASKYEEMYSPEIGDFVYITDNAFTKAHIREMEQMILHSLNFELGRPLPLHFLRRASKAGNADVEKHTLAKYLMELTLLDYDMVHYHPSEIAAAALCLSQLLLDELNWTLTQEHYSTYNENHLKPIMQHIAKNVVSVTEGRTKLQAVKNKYASSRLMRISLIPQLKSAVVNDMAAALLPEHKP
- the LOC112249181 gene encoding G2/mitotic-specific cyclin-B2 isoform X2, producing the protein MSSLEVRAALWNADNPALMGKANVAGARRAVLGELSNFPNASKAVPSKKTVAAAKASTKQSMNQKDQPAAVRTKRSPVPQPEESANVSMKEEELCQAFSVALLAVEDIDEGDSDMPQLCSEYIKDIYGYLQCLETQQSVRPKYMDGYEINGRMRALLIDWLIQVHSRFQLLQETLYLTVAILDRFLQVSLVKKNGIFLFTFSNPSLIKVQTIGRKKLQLVGVTAMLLASKYEEMYSPEIGDFVYITDNAFTKAHIREMEQMILHSLNFELGRPLPLHFLRRASKAGNADVEKHTLAKYLMELTLLDYDMVHYHPSEIAAAALCLSQLLLDELNWTLTQEHYSTYNENHLKPIMQHIAKNVVSVTEGRTKLQAVKNKYASSRLMRISLIPQLKSAVVNDMAAALLPEHKP
- the LOC112249181 gene encoding G2/mitotic-specific cyclin-B2 isoform X3; its protein translation is MVGLTGHFCLKQLWNADNPALMGKANVAGARRAVLGELSNFPNASKAVPSKKTVAAAKASTKQSMNQKDQPAAVRTKRSPVPQPEESANVSMKEEELCQAFSVALLAVEDIDEGDSDMPQLCSEYIKDIYGYLQCLETQQSVRPKYMDGYEINGRMRALLIDWLIQVHSRFQLLQETLYLTVAILDRFLQVQTIGRKKLQLVGVTAMLLASKYEEMYSPEIGDFVYITDNAFTKAHIREMEQMILHSLNFELGRPLPLHFLRRASKAGNADVEKHTLAKYLMELTLLDYDMVHYHPSEIAAAALCLSQLLLDELNWTLTQEHYSTYNENHLKPIMQHIAKNVVSVTEGRTKLQAVKNKYASSRLMRISLIPQLKSAVVNDMAAALLPEHKP
- the LOC112249181 gene encoding G2/mitotic-specific cyclin-B2 isoform X4 gives rise to the protein MSSLEVRAALWNADNPALMGKANVAGARRAVLGELSNFPNASKAVPSKKTVAAAKASTKQSMNQKDQPAAVRTKRSPVPQPEESANVSMKEEELCQAFSVALLAVEDIDEGDSDMPQLCSEYIKDIYGYLQCLETQQSVRPKYMDGYEINGRMRALLIDWLIQVHSRFQLLQETLYLTVAILDRFLQVQTIGRKKLQLVGVTAMLLASKYEEMYSPEIGDFVYITDNAFTKAHIREMEQMILHSLNFELGRPLPLHFLRRASKAGNADVEKHTLAKYLMELTLLDYDMVHYHPSEIAAAALCLSQLLLDELNWTLTQEHYSTYNENHLKPIMQHIAKNVVSVTEGRTKLQAVKNKYASSRLMRISLIPQLKSAVVNDMAAALLPEHKP